The stretch of DNA acagggtcggtcgggttaccggaaacaTCGATCTTTTTTCTCTCGGCCTTATCTAATGTGAGCATGCGAAGTTTTACCaggaaatcaaatacaaaattataataaataattgtacctgtagaaaacatTTGCTtgtgtataatattatatatatttatttgaacaaCTTGGGAGAACATTTTCTCATTCCTTTCTCTGTACTTAAAAATGgcattttaagcataaaaatttaaaagtatataGCACAGATATCTTTATTGATCAAAGTTGCTGTTAAATAATAGATTTTATTggattttgttttctctttttagcTTGACAAGAAAATCTTGCAGAAAATTGCTGTTGGTGACAAAAATTATGAAGACAAAAGCTTGATAAAGGTATTAAAAGATTGTGGTCGAATTTACTCACTGAGTGTGTGTCTGTCAACTGTAGTCCTAATTGCTTTCATCTTGTTTGTTAATTTACTAGAAATATTCATACATGTTCCATAGTGAAATGAATGATTTGAAAAGATATTAAGCATTACAATGGCagaagctataaaaaaaaattccaaggTTTTATTGCATTTGAATATGAACCAAATGAGATTtagtataaaataagaaaaaaattaaacagtttaAGAAATGCACATGATGGTGCTATTAACTGCAGAAATTTATTCTCAATATTGAATCATATATAGTTGAATGCTCGCAATAATGCATGTCTTCACCCCGTACTTCCCCATAACAACATTAcgtttgataaattaaaataataaaatttaaattcctAATGAAATTTGAGTTGAAGATaaaatttataatagtttttttcttattgtttcaGAGATTCTGTGTCAAAGAGGCAGATAAGGGTGATTGGACATACAATGTGACTGCCACTGTTAATACCACACTCAATTCAACAGTAAATGTTACTGAACAAGGAGGTCCCAGATGTAAGTTGCAAGAAAATAGATGAGTGAAAAGGGggttaaacagttttaaaaaaaagaactattGAATTGTGTAAGCTTTCTTATTCAgtccaaaaaaatgttttattccaaAAATGTCTCCTATATCTGGACAGGAAGGTCAAGTCCCTATATTCTGGAGACAAAGATTTTCTTGGAAGTTTGAAAAGTTGATATCCATGAAACAATGTACACGGATAAATAACATTTCAAAGGCAATTGAATTCAGTTATATATGCAATGCTATGAAACTACTGgtcatctaaaaataaaattaaatcatatctcctatacaaatgtataacaatatttgtttgttattcCAGGTGCATCATTATTCAGCATTCTGGACTTGAATGATACAGTTTCCGGTGTGATCTTACTAATTTTCTCCCTCGTGGTGCTTTGCTGTTGTTTAGTGGGCATGGTAAAGGTACTAAACTCTATGATGAAGGGACCAATAGCCAAAGCTTTAAAGAACGTAGTAAATGCTGATTTCCCAGGATGCTTTAAGTTTTTAACAGGATATGTAGCTATGTTGGTCGGGGCAATATTAACTGTTTTAGTTCAGAGTTCATCTGTATTTACTTCAACACTAACTCCATTGGTAGGACTTGGATTAATTAAAGTTGATCGAATGTACCCTCTGACTTTGGGATCAAATATAGGTACCACCATGACATCATTATTAGCAGCATTTGCGGCATCAGAAAATAAACTGGATGTAGCGCTCCAGATAGCGCTTTGTCATTTCTTCTTCAACATTTCTGGAATTTTGATCTTTTATCCAGTTCCTGTAATGAGAAGAGTACCAATTCGAGCTGCCAAGTTTTTGGGAAAAATTACCTCCGAGTACAGATGGTTTGCAggaatgtacattgtattgtcttttttgttgttaccTGTGATGGTATTTGGATTGAGCATGGCTGGACAAATTCCATTTATAGTTGTAGGATCCATTGTACTTTTCATTATCTTTAACGTAGTAGTGCTGAACCTGTTACAGAGTAAAAATCCAACATGGTTACCTGCACGATTAAGGACATGGGATTTCTTGCCAGAATTTTTGCATTCATTAAAACCATACGATAAAGTGTTCACTGCCTGTTCTATATGTTTCTGTACAAGTTGTCAGAAAAAAGACTCGGTATATAATTCTCTGCCATTGACAGAAAGTGCTTCAAGTTCTCCTAATAGTAGCTCGAACAGTAGTAGATTTCCAAGCACAGCAAACTCAACAGTTGATCTTCTTCAAAACCGTGTATGATGATACTTTTAATTTAGTTGTgcacttatttatttattttaaggttcttttttgtgtaaatattaaaaactaaattaatgatgaacaaaaataaagaattatttaaatttttacaaactAAAAGAAAAGGAAACAAGTTGTCTTTTATAAACTCAAAACTAAAAGACAATCATCAAATGTTAGTGCtatgatttcaaattttatatgaaTCTCACAATTTTAGTGCTATTATATCAAAGTATATATGTGAATCTCTAAATAAGATTAAAAGGCAGCTATATTGATTTTTCTATTGatgaaatttatatttgtttcaatttataatagaaataagTATTGCCGGTTTTGTATTAAATGTTTGTAGTTTTGTTAATGTATAACTATTTCTGTTTTCCTATTTTGGAAGCTTGATCTGCTAAATCTATTAAAAATATCTAGTATTAGTGTATGAACAATTTTTCTTTTGGTTCAAATTGTAGCATTACTATCAGCATTTAAAAGTTGATCcccaattttgataatttttgtggcattaaaatataaatgtacaacagataatattatattttagaaCTTTTAATTTACAGATATAAGATATAAAACACTACTTCAATTTTGGTGATCATGATTATAAAGGAGAGTGAATTTAAAATTGCTTTTTTACTGCCAAATTCAGAATTATTTCAAACTTGTTCATCACATTAAATACTTGAAGAAATAAGGTGGATACAGGTGTACAGGAATTTTGATACTGTCCACATTGGATAGAtaaagtgaattaaaaaaaaaaaatctcagagTTTACAATATTTGTGAATGTGTatgtgaaataaatgaaatacaagTTGCCATGCTGAAACAGTGCATATGGAAGATTCTTTTAGATTTGTTATCATAACTTGTGTGGTATGTGTGTGTGTATGCTAAAGTTTTCTCGAGTTAAGATTGATTTTAAGATCTGATATTTTAAAGTACACAATTTTTATGTGTAGTGAGTATGCCTATGAATACAAGTTAAAACCCAGTATTTCAAAGGATAACTGTTAACCAAATAATTGttaatgtttacttttatttattgattaaaaatgaaaattatgttttatttatttgtaattctgCACTTAAGCCTTTTTGTAGTTTCATTGGTCTGAAGCCATACCACAGATGGTGTTAAGATGCACAACTGGGAATATGGTTTCTATACTTTGTTCTAAATTAACTAAATGCAGAGAttgtaaattaatttgtttacacCATTGAGACCTGTTGTACTTACATGTACACTGTACAAtcatttccatacactaaatatattaACTCGTGGCTTTAGTAAAATATATCTGGGGGAAAAACCCAGACCAAAACCACAAAAACTTTTTAttgtccaatgaaccatgaaaatgaggttatggTCAGATTTAACCTGCCAGTATAACATGTACTGTGTGAATTAGCACTTACATAAGCCAACAGCATTGTCCCCTACACCTTTCAAttattccatataccaaatatagttgacctgttgcttTTAGTATCAGAGATATGAACTTGAGcataaaaaacttaaatgaaaCATGTTTGAAATGAGGTCGATAGACCTTGAAGGTATCCCATATtccaaatattgttaaaaaggtTCTGgacaattaggtcaaggtcagctAAAACCTGTTGGACGGACTtagtacaccttacaattattccatacactaAATCTAGTTAACCTATTGTCAttagtacaaaaaaatgtatttgaaaaatctatttttaacCTATTAGTCAAGGCCAGATGATTCCCATTAGGCAGACATAATGTGCCAGTCccaagcctgtaattcagtggttgtcctttgtttatgtgttgcatatttgttttttgttaaatttttacataaattaagccgttagttttctcgtttgaattgttttacatttgtcatttcgggtcttttatagctgactatgtatgtggtatgggcttggctcactgttgaaggccatactatAACctagggtgcaatcaacagtttttttctatgacgtcacattttgaggaaccatgcataagtgacccttagtggtggactgattaataaagatacttgtataaaactagatatcactggaatcaatgttctctagtttataatgaaataaaaataatgtgtacttttaatatattaaaaatattccatccaatgaacatgggggaaaaaaggtctaatttgaacataaaaaacttgaaaccaggtcatgtgcacacccatgaagacatgatccatgcacattttacataatcaaaactgtatgaaatttgtaggtttttacctggcctttcaaaaaaatcttgttttagggtacggtttcctgctccgaaaagagctacagtggctgcaaatgagttttcaattttcactgccaaaaaaacaggatgtttacagtgttgtctcccctcaaaacatgtaaagttaatataaattttaaaattatttcaatcattcaacctgttttaattcaaaggggggggggggggaataacccctagttttttttatacgaaactgtttatagcacccctatagttgttaatttctgtgttattttggtctcttgtggagagttgtctcattggcaatcattccacatcttctttttttttatatgtacctTTACAATCTTATCCATACACTAGATGTAGTTGACCAATTACTAGAGTACTtgacaaaaataccaaaacacaaaatcttacaATGGatcatgaaaatgtggtcaaggtcaatcattccatacatcacaTATATTTGACACACTGCTAATCGTGTTGACTTTGACCTttatcactgatccatgaaatgaggttggtGTCTTAATCTTGCACAACAAACATGTAGACGTATCAAGGAACCCATATTCCAATTGAAGTTCTATTACTCATaattactcataataagtgagaaattcacatgacaaaaaacTTATCTTTAGGAAGACTAAGATTTTACACTTCCCTGCAAATTCTTATTTTATTCTGGCTGCCTCCTGGGCTATGTATTGATAAATCCAAGAACTAAAACTCTCTACGAGGAATAGAATAAAAGTAAGTAAGAATCATAAATTCCAGTTgatgaactacatgtatataggcTTATACAAGTACATGTGTGGCATATTTAACCGAcataaagaatgaaaaattaCTGATGAATAATGAACAAGACCAGTATTATTACatataataatttatcaaaagatgtacatttataaaaaaaacatgagttctattttacaaatttatggaAATGGGTTAGACCGCATTTTTTAAGTGCTGACCTATATAGGCTATTAACAGTTTGGTATGATAATGTTTACCTTGacataaaaagaatgaaaaattacTGAACAATAATTCATACACTGAATAATGACCAAGACAAGAATTTACACATAGGTagttatttatcaaaatttcatattatagaagatgtacatttaaaaaaaaataccaagtgGTCCATTTGACAATTTATGAACCTGTCACTATATTAAGTCTCGAAAAATGATCAACGTCTCAAATGGCCTGGATGCAATACTTGTGACTAATCATTGTAGAATGTTTACAAAGTTTATAAATTTGCTGAAAAATAACTAAATTCTAAAGTTtgggaaaaaaaatatgaaacaaaaaattgCTGGAAAGATCAGACAAAAGAAATGTGTTTTCCCAACAGGCTGTACTATGTGATTGGAAAACAGTTATTTTTTCATCTAAAGTGGTGGCTCTCCAAACATAAATCTACCCATCATTCTAAGTTTTAAGACATTAGTTTCAGACATCAATACATCTTTTTCCCCAAGTTTTGTAAgctccaataaaaaaaataaggtgaATCATTATCctaggaaatgaaatgaaataggTTTTTAGAAAAATCATCTtcgcaaaatgtaaaatatagtATAACATTCATTAGTACTGTACAATAAATctatcaataatatatataaaaaaataacaataaaactaGTCCATATCAAAATCTATGACCTATAGAATCAACAACAATTTACTACTAAATCTACATTACATGATTATCAGAACATATCAAACCTATTTgctgtttttcttaatataaaatgtaaaacaaattgtaaattgtaATATCAGCAGTAAATGAGATCACAATTCTTTCATGTTTGTTGGAACAATTGTGTAGATTACATGACAATCACATGACAAACACCAGTAACACACACTATCTGCAAGGCATGAGATCATATCCCATCAACATCTCAGCAATAGGATCACACAATGAAAGCAGTTTAAATGGAGGGTGTTCACATATCTCTCTAGCATGAGGTATTGAGTCTGTGAtccaaaaattttcaaatttaacatctGAATCAACAAACCTCTTCCATGAGTCATTTGGGAAAACTGGATGTGTCACATAAGCACTTACAGACTTTGCTCCTTTTTCCAGTAAAGCctgaaaatgaaatcaaatttttgttgtaaaaatacACGACTGCCCAGATTAACAAACTGAGGTGTTAAATCATAATTAAGAGTTAAAAACTACTTactgtgacttgactgttagtgttgctcatCACCTATTGCAACTTATTCAAACTTTAGTCAACTTTACTGTTGTGAAAAATCAGTCTAACAGTTTGCATAGACATTTTTTGTCATTGTCATGCTAAGGTGATGGGTAGACTAGTAATTTTGAATtactataaaaatgtccaaactattAAGCTTTCATacagtttttctttcgaaaagtattctatattcataagaatcagacatcatttcaatttaaacatcttatattcagtaaaatatatgCGAAATAACAATACCTATTAATAAGTTTACATGGGCAGAAAACCTTAAACATTCTTATGAATATaaactttttgaaagaaaacatgATTATctcccatggaaacttcctaaaAGCGTATTGTTATAGAAATgcccataacacttcggttttgtacatttcatgagcagaggATTATATAATATAGGCAAATACTAACTTATAACATcatcaaagtatcatattttacattaattttaagaaaataaatcaacaaaaagctgataaaaaaaagataatttttgcagagttatctccctttccaatgttaatttccataaggaattaaaaatgcaaaatttgtgttttgctcaagttagattttatgagACTTTCATCTGTGTAGATTTGGGGCTTAAtgctatatacaatgtataagaactaaaacattttctgttgcaattagtttgaggttcaaacatagttttattgtcgagcctgcaacttttgttgcagaaagctcgacatagggatagtgatccggcggcggcggctacggtaGCGGCGgcagtgttagctcacttcttcaaacctatatattttagaaggtggaagacctggatgcttcatattttgtatatagatgcctcatgttacgaagtttccgtcagtcacatgtccattgtccttgacctcattttcatggttcagtacccacttgaaaaaaaagttcagattttttgtaatgttaaattctctctttctataagtaataggataactatatttagtatgtgcgtaccttgcaaggtcctcatgcctgtcagacagttttcacttgacctcgacctcatttcatggatcagtgaacaaggttaagttttggtggtcaagtccatatctcagatactataagcaataggtctagtatattcagtgtatggaaggactgtaaggtgtacatgtccaactggcaggtgtcatctgaccttgacctcattttcatggttcagtggttatagttaagtttttgtgttttggtctgtttttctcatacctttatgcaataggtttactatatttgttgtatggaatgattgtaaggtgtatatgtctagcgggcagatgtcatctgaccttgacctcgttttcatggttcagtggtcaaagttaagtttttgagttttggtctttttatctaatactatatgtcataggttaactatatttggtgtatggaatattttatgatctatacacatggaaaaaagtattgcaacaccttgatttttaaaaatttgaaaaatcagcctctttttttggatgaaatataataaaatatttgtataatattattgaaacatagtttatgataacattggcattgaaacgaacaaaaaatgtttgaaaaaaaatgatttgtataaccacaatttaaataacaaaatgaagtgttttttgtacaaaaaaatgcattttacaacatttactgtagtcgaactttacaatgtcagacatttcaaaattaatcttcagatgactgttcacatcatggttgatcgttatacgccaaagaattagtactttgtgcgcagcctccattcaaactgataaccgcatctaaacgtctcCTGATTCTTGCCAAAAATCGACttatttgttgctaaggtagcagaaaccatttctgatgaaggtcattgtttatttcatgatgtgtttgaactggggtgtcctttcgcgcacgttccgcccaatagtgtcccatatatgctcgatatggttcaaatccgggctacgatccgtccaaggaagatgaaccgaattccattggaacaatggatcttcctccacgatgctaattttcaactttagcgagctctgcactacattggatacggaaaactgtgtgtctgttcgtaagcaaatgtctccgaaatggtcttatcgcacgataaccagtagcgatgagtcgatctcgaacagttcttgttaaaaggctcctgtatgcccaccactctctttttagaattgtattgtatgcaatgggtttccttctgaccaaccttcattatgcttgatttcccctagcaaatggtatagggggtcttctttatCTCGGAAGATCTTTAACATTGTTTAGTGccttatttttattctcaaaacgacttatagtggaatggtgatgaccaaaaatacgtgcagttgtttcagagacatccctgcttctctcttgcagataatctgccatcttgctgcagtttagagttgtcgaggacccattacaaggtgtcaatcacataactttaaaaacttagttatttaaagtgttgaaaacaatgaggatgaaaacatctgttttgctgtttacgggtacagtagctgcatgtgcagataaaaacttatcgagtcgatatttattgattaaactcaggtgatacttaaataatgtttaattagttctattttaccaaattatatcacaaaaaaataaaaagtgtttttttaatttcaatttcaatttggtgttgcaatacttttttccatgtgtatatatgtcagtcgtgcaggttttatttgaccttgacctggttttttacggttcattgctcagtgttaggtttttgtgtttggtctagtttcttaaactataagcaataggtcaactatagttGTTGTAtaaaagcattgttagctgtacatgtctgcctggcatatggttcatctgaccttcacctcattttcatggttcattgattaatgtttagttttcttggttaatgttaagtttatgtgacagtcaataaagctttatatttagaagtATCAACataatgattagtaaagaaggtgagacatttcagtgtgtgcactcttgttcctACTTTCTGCTGCGTCCATGCTATATGTTTACTTTTGTAGCATTTTTCACTATTTATCTGACAAGTAACTGTACACTTAAAGAAAAGGACAAACCTTTCCACATTCTTTCAATGTACCCCCAGTCTGTACAAGATCATCAACTATTATTACATGTTTGTTTTCTGGATTTCCTACaaacagaaaattataaaattaagaatatttttttattatatatattttggtgATAATCCTTTAAATAGAGAACTTTTGGggttttctttttattgaaaagttCCTTTGTGTACCCACTTTTTTAACTTTAGCCACAATTGAACAACattgtgttttctttaaaaaattaataataaggtATTTGAAATCTATCTTAAAGTAGAGTGTCTGATAAAGGAAAGCAATGATACTGTATCAGCCATTGAAGAACTCTGAGCTCATTTTCAGTAATCGGAAAACAttctttgacaaaattttatttttcttgtagatacattttttgtcatttgttataACGCAATCAAGGAGAGAAACAAATTACTGATATGActtattttgtgtttttcttctttttaaagtaaaatggCTTTTTCAATGTCACACACCATTCAACCCTCAGCCAATATAAATCCCTAAGAAGAGCTCTTAATGTTATGTTAGTCTTTCAAGTTCTTTACAGGTGCAATATTTAAATAGtcatgtaatgttttttttttcataattaccATCTTTGACTTTAACGATTCTCTTGTTCCCATCTCTTATTTTAACACATGTGATTGGGTTATCATCACCAAAAAAGTGATGAAATCTTTTACAAGCTCCATCATCTGGGAAGGCATATGCTATGTTGTCTTTGTCTGCCATCCTATCAACCTCTCTCAATAATAATGGAACTGCTGACTCAAGTCTACAAAAATACAGTTTCTaattaatgaaataatttaaaactagCACATATTTCACAATGTTATAGTTATAAAATACATAGCCTGTAAATCTATACTCAAATTATTTTGGTATGCATCTAAAGAAAAGTTTctgaaaaagtttttaaaaaatgaaggtAAATGACAGACAATGAATGTGTCGTAAGCATAGCGTGGACTATGTTCCACTTTTATTGgctgttgtttgtctattttgGAACATCAATGACGTTGGCGTGGGTGGAAGTAAAAGCTATATGTTATCAAATGATTGACTTGAAtggctgtatatttatatatccCTATCGCCACTACAGAATGCATAGCATTAGCTCAACCTTAGgtcttaaaaatgttttgttttttcataatATATCTTACTAACCTTGGAATGATGTTATCAGAGAAATAAAATCTTTCTTGTAAAGcatgaatatcaaaaatacaaATCTGTGCTGGTCCCTTTGCTGTTAGAGGTATGGCTGAAATAAGAGTTGCTAATGTCTGCGAATAAAAAATATCTGTTAAGTTCAATGgtatgttatctcaaaattaaATGCAAATAATTGATGAATAGCTTATTACgaatacatttttacaaaaaaaaatttatgaaaaaagctCTAAATTTCAATTAGTATAGCAACATGACAAAGTGGTTTTCATAATAGCTAGCTAGTTcatattttgtgtgtgtgtgtgatatTTTTAGACGATATGTTTAGTTTGAAATATCAACTATTGAATCTGACCTTAATAATATCAACTTGATAGTCTTTACCTTAGCAGTGGCTATTTGTCCCTCAGTATCTACCCTTTCCATTGTCCCTGTTGGAAAGTATGGCAGGATAAAGTGAAACGATTTTGCTAAATAtctaaaacataaattaacataTAAGTAAAATATAGACATGTCATGTTTTTTAAGCTTGGTTACAACTACATGTAGTATCAAGATATGGCatatatgttaaataaaatatgattttttaaatttaaataaaatattgatgttGACTTCATATCTAGTGTGATATGTGTAAGGacttagtttttgagatatagttcatgtttgattgttgtttgcttaatatccagtagcaaatatttcctGTACATTCAGGCAGAGGGATTCATTTCCTACTGAGATGTATTCACTATACAGTAATCTCTTTTTAAATTCCATTTATATTTGCCTTACCATATAGATTTTTATCAGGTCAAGgttcaaaatatatcaatttcccctgcacataaaaaaaaacacctaattTTGACTAAATACTTACATAATTATTTCCATATTCTGTTATTCAGTTAGAATTCGAATTTTATACTTTTTAGACTGCAAATCtatttcaaatatgtttaaatttaaacca from Mytilus galloprovincialis chromosome 2, xbMytGall1.hap1.1, whole genome shotgun sequence encodes:
- the LOC143064058 gene encoding sodium-dependent phosphate transport protein 2A-like, whose protein sequence is MADVRENNMSIGQKLYEDIVIVVSDEKNNKKVLGEVVLIPAVTDCQNVVNPMTDGPCECEPLVHGVSIKERNQGHPDDGSDDARVGVCVNSNGTKIKHGLQTAGKFLLVLGFLYFFICSLGLLGAAFQLLGGKTAGKVFEQSELLSNPVCGLMIGILATVLVQSSSTSTSIIVTMVASGIIGVRPAIPMIMGANIGTSVTNTVVSMAQVGDRNQFRRAFSAATVHDMFNWLSVIILLPLECATGYLEKLTGALTKSFKGSSFKGGKQDFLKVITKPLTKLIVELDKKILQKIAVGDKNYEDKSLIKRFCVKEADKGDWTYNVTATVNTTLNSTVNVTEQGGPRCASLFSILDLNDTVSGVILLIFSLVVLCCCLVGMVKVLNSMMKGPIAKALKNVVNADFPGCFKFLTGYVAMLVGAILTVLVQSSSVFTSTLTPLVGLGLIKVDRMYPLTLGSNIGTTMTSLLAAFAASENKLDVALQIALCHFFFNISGILIFYPVPVMRRVPIRAAKFLGKITSEYRWFAGMYIVLSFLLLPVMVFGLSMAGQIPFIVVGSIVLFIIFNVVVLNLLQSKNPTWLPARLRTWDFLPEFLHSLKPYDKVFTACSICFCTSCQKKDSVYNSLPLTESASSSPNSSSNSSRFPSTANSTVDLLQNRV
- the LOC143064059 gene encoding uncharacterized protein LOC143064059 isoform X1, translating into MNNDDSPVLLYAHPSMYLLAEEIVNMCTRLSNECSQSSQADTPSVSKRSCTQDLIERTFSLSGNGLRAVIFRKTIQWKKFQDGFPNLFIEDVKYMAGKDVIFIGSFHTPELIFEQLSVLYSFPRYLAKSFHFILPYFPTGTMERVDTEGQIATAKTLATLISAIPLTAKGPAQICIFDIHALQERFYFSDNIIPRLESAVPLLLREVDRMADKDNIAYAFPDDGACKRFHHFFGDDNPITCVKIRDGNKRIVKVKDGNPENKHVIIVDDLVQTGGTLKECGKALLEKGAKSVSAYVTHPVFPNDSWKRFVDSDVKFENFWITDSIPHAREICEHPPFKLLSLCDPIAEMLMGYDLMPCR
- the LOC143064059 gene encoding uncharacterized protein LOC143064059 isoform X2 — encoded protein: MNNDDSPVLLYAHPSMYLLAEEIVNMCTRLSNECSQSSQADTPSVSKRSIERTFSLSGNGLRAVIFRKTIQWKKFQDGFPNLFIEDVKYMAGKDVIFIGSFHTPELIFEQLSVLYSFPRYLAKSFHFILPYFPTGTMERVDTEGQIATAKTLATLISAIPLTAKGPAQICIFDIHALQERFYFSDNIIPRLESAVPLLLREVDRMADKDNIAYAFPDDGACKRFHHFFGDDNPITCVKIRDGNKRIVKVKDGNPENKHVIIVDDLVQTGGTLKECGKALLEKGAKSVSAYVTHPVFPNDSWKRFVDSDVKFENFWITDSIPHAREICEHPPFKLLSLCDPIAEMLMGYDLMPCR